The following proteins come from a genomic window of Bacteroidales bacterium:
- a CDS encoding class I SAM-dependent methyltransferase, with protein MENISICPICKSEKIKEHLKVKDYFLSQESFIIQKCETCGFQFTSPRPSKKAVSTYYKSENYISHSNKSKGMFAGLYQIARKINLESKYKIIKKHAVVGNVLDIGSGTGHFLNYLQNKQWKTQGIEPNEDAAKFARANFNLQVDSEQKLSELKNNSFDLITMWHVLEHVHDLNNRMIELSRLIKPDGLLILALPNPESFDANYYVKYWAAYDVPRHLYHFTKKDVQRLAEKHNFEIKRIYPMKLDAFYVSLLSEKYIGKKWGAIRAFFIALLSNSKSSSKKLNTSSLIYILSPNKG; from the coding sequence ATGGAAAACATAAGCATTTGTCCTATTTGTAAAAGCGAAAAGATTAAAGAGCATCTTAAAGTAAAAGATTATTTTCTTAGTCAAGAATCTTTTATAATTCAGAAATGTGAAACTTGTGGTTTTCAATTTACCAGTCCACGACCTTCAAAAAAAGCCGTAAGCACATATTACAAATCAGAAAATTATATTTCACACTCCAACAAAAGCAAAGGTATGTTTGCGGGTTTATATCAAATTGCTCGTAAAATAAATTTGGAATCTAAATACAAAATTATAAAAAAACATGCGGTAGTTGGAAATGTACTCGATATCGGCAGCGGTACAGGTCACTTCTTAAATTATCTGCAAAATAAGCAATGGAAAACTCAAGGGATAGAACCGAATGAGGATGCTGCAAAATTTGCACGCGCAAATTTTAACTTACAAGTCGATTCCGAACAAAAATTAAGCGAATTAAAAAATAATTCTTTCGATTTAATAACAATGTGGCATGTTTTAGAGCATGTTCATGATTTGAATAATCGTATGATAGAATTAAGTCGATTAATAAAGCCGGACGGATTGTTAATACTGGCTTTACCTAATCCTGAATCCTTTGATGCAAATTATTATGTTAAATACTGGGCGGCCTATGATGTGCCTCGACATCTTTATCATTTTACTAAAAAAGACGTTCAGCGTCTTGCAGAAAAGCATAATTTTGAAATAAAAAGAATCTACCCAATGAAATTAGATGCTTTTTACGTGTCTTTACTTTCTGAAAAATATATAGGAAAAAAATGGGGCGCAATTAGAGCATTCTTTATTGCTTTGCTTTCAAATAGCAAAAGTTCATCAAAAAAGTTGAATACCTCCTCATTAATCTACATTTTAAGTCCAAACAAGGGCTAA